From Actinomyces sp. oral taxon 171 str. F0337, one genomic window encodes:
- a CDS encoding exodeoxyribonuclease III yields MRLATWNVNSIRTRVDRVLAFLEREDIDALAMQEIKCRPDQFPVEPFEAAGYELAIHGLNQWNGVAIASRVGLGDVATSFPEQPAWASKPEAKPVVEARALGATVGTASDAKPVRLWSLYVPNGRELTHSHYTYKLDWLRVLRDDVAAWLEEEPDLPLALVGDWNVAPRDEDVWDMSVFEGATHVSSPEREAFAAFAEAGMREVTRERVTNYTYWDYQKLRFPRNEGMRIDFVYASPALAGRVTGAAIDRDERKGKGASDHVPVIVEVD; encoded by the coding sequence ATGCGCCTGGCCACCTGGAACGTCAACTCCATCCGCACCCGCGTCGACCGCGTCCTGGCCTTCCTGGAGCGCGAGGACATCGACGCCCTGGCGATGCAGGAGATCAAGTGCCGCCCTGACCAGTTCCCGGTCGAGCCCTTCGAGGCCGCCGGCTACGAGCTCGCCATCCACGGCCTCAACCAGTGGAACGGGGTGGCGATCGCCTCGCGCGTGGGGCTCGGCGACGTCGCCACCTCCTTCCCGGAGCAGCCCGCCTGGGCGTCCAAGCCTGAGGCCAAGCCGGTCGTGGAGGCCCGGGCGCTGGGGGCGACGGTGGGTACGGCGTCGGACGCGAAGCCGGTGCGCCTGTGGAGCCTGTACGTGCCCAACGGCCGCGAGCTCACTCACTCGCACTACACGTACAAGCTCGACTGGTTGCGGGTGCTGCGCGACGACGTCGCCGCCTGGCTTGAGGAAGAGCCCGACCTGCCGCTGGCGCTGGTGGGCGACTGGAACGTGGCACCGAGAGATGAGGATGTGTGGGACATGAGCGTCTTCGAGGGCGCCACCCACGTCTCCTCGCCGGAGCGCGAGGCCTTCGCCGCCTTCGCCGAGGCGGGCATGCGCGAGGTCACGCGCGAGCGGGTCACCAACTACACGTACTGGGACTACCAGAAGCTCCGCTTCCCGAGGAACGAGGGCATGCGCATCGACTTCGTCTACGCCTCACCGGCTCTGGCGGGTCGTGTCACCGGCGCCGCCATCGACCGCGACGAGCGCAAGGGCAAGGGCGCCTCCGACCACGTCCCCGTCATCGTCGAGGTCGACTGA
- a CDS encoding ImmA/IrrE family metallo-endopeptidase: protein MSAPDKPATPAQVRELLGEGFSQEFANRVEEHLGVDVIVLPLGKAGYSLHLGDRHVIVVGATDRWFRSNFTIAHELGHIFSPPALRDGSRRDENAANAFAAELLMPEVMVRSMSWTDPNPHLIAEHVWKMGVSTQALRARLDYLRPPVSDAVRSILEMPTSRLIRDSLLSSVASSDDVTERMARSARRRFPQHLLTDLRKAVESGRAPHASLAWALGVPGEEDSEESSGELALDLLDGLI, encoded by the coding sequence GTGAGTGCTCCTGATAAACCGGCGACACCCGCTCAAGTGCGGGAACTTTTGGGAGAAGGATTTTCGCAGGAGTTTGCGAACAGGGTTGAAGAACACCTTGGGGTCGATGTCATCGTTCTGCCGCTGGGGAAAGCTGGTTACTCACTTCATCTCGGAGATCGACATGTCATTGTCGTCGGTGCTACAGACAGGTGGTTTCGCAGCAACTTCACCATCGCGCACGAACTTGGTCATATTTTCTCGCCTCCAGCGCTGAGGGATGGGAGCAGGCGTGATGAAAATGCTGCCAATGCCTTCGCCGCTGAGTTGCTGATGCCTGAGGTCATGGTTCGATCTATGAGTTGGACCGACCCGAATCCTCATCTCATTGCAGAGCATGTCTGGAAGATGGGGGTATCAACTCAGGCGCTGCGTGCGCGACTCGACTACCTCCGGCCACCTGTTTCGGATGCAGTGAGGTCGATTCTGGAGATGCCAACATCGCGGCTTATCAGGGATTCCCTCTTGTCTTCAGTGGCCAGTTCTGATGATGTCACTGAGAGGATGGCTCGGAGCGCCCGAAGGCGCTTCCCGCAGCATCTGCTGACCGACTTGCGGAAGGCTGTGGAATCCGGCCGTGCGCCACACGCCTCCCTGGCGTGGGCCTTAGGTGTTCCCGGCGAGGAGGACTCCGAGGAGAGTTCGGGAGAGCTTGCTCTCGACCTTCTTGATGGGCTGATCTGA
- a CDS encoding SDR family NAD(P)-dependent oxidoreductase gives MGTALVTGATSGLGLEIAWQLAQARHDLVLVARTPERLREVAEEMRQFAGVQVETLQADLSERDELELVAERLREKSTPVGLLVNNAGFGLGQRFIGGDLAREEDALDVMVRAVMVASHAAAGAMVERGRGAILNVSSMTAHTAMGTYAAHKAWVLRFTEGLAAELAGTGVTATALCPGLVHTGFHAAAGIDETQWKEPLWLDAERVAIDGLTAVRRGQVICTPSLRYRSANAVLRLAPRWFVRRVVGPERSAQG, from the coding sequence ATGGGAACAGCACTTGTCACCGGGGCCACGAGCGGTCTCGGCCTGGAGATCGCCTGGCAGCTCGCCCAGGCCCGTCATGACCTCGTCCTCGTGGCGCGCACCCCCGAGCGGCTTCGGGAGGTGGCCGAGGAGATGCGGCAGTTCGCAGGCGTCCAGGTGGAGACCCTGCAGGCCGACCTGTCCGAGCGCGACGAGCTCGAGCTCGTCGCCGAGCGTCTGCGTGAGAAGAGCACACCCGTGGGGCTCCTGGTCAACAATGCCGGCTTCGGTCTGGGGCAGCGATTCATCGGGGGAGACCTGGCCCGCGAGGAGGATGCCCTCGACGTCATGGTCCGGGCGGTCATGGTGGCCTCGCATGCAGCGGCCGGAGCCATGGTGGAGCGCGGCCGCGGCGCCATTCTCAACGTCTCCTCCATGACCGCGCACACCGCCATGGGCACCTATGCCGCGCACAAGGCCTGGGTACTGCGGTTCACCGAGGGACTGGCCGCCGAGCTCGCCGGCACCGGAGTGACTGCCACCGCACTGTGCCCGGGGCTGGTCCACACCGGCTTCCACGCCGCGGCCGGCATCGATGAGACCCAGTGGAAGGAGCCGCTGTGGCTGGACGCCGAGCGAGTGGCCATTGACGGCCTGACGGCGGTGCGCCGCGGCCAGGTCATCTGCACCCCGAGCCTGCGCTACCGCAGTGCCAACGCCGTCCTGCGGCTGGCTCCCCGCTGGTTCGTGCGCCGGGTGGTCGGGCCGGAGCGCTCCGCCCAGGGCTGA
- a CDS encoding helix-turn-helix domain-containing protein encodes MDAIGTRVKEALGRRGLSQVELARSLDLGESALSKSINGNRAFSAVELAEVANRLDVSMRWLVTGEPDPYEVRILARHDYDRSSRSYSCDVSGDRETLESIVLLYRQAQLA; translated from the coding sequence ATGGACGCAATCGGAACGCGAGTGAAGGAAGCGCTCGGGCGGCGTGGGCTCAGCCAGGTCGAGCTGGCTCGGTCGCTTGACCTGGGCGAGTCCGCGCTGTCCAAGTCGATCAACGGGAATCGAGCATTCTCAGCGGTGGAGTTAGCCGAGGTGGCGAACCGGCTCGATGTCTCAATGCGTTGGTTGGTGACGGGTGAGCCAGATCCCTATGAGGTTCGAATCCTTGCGCGGCATGACTATGATCGCTCGTCGAGGTCCTACTCGTGTGACGTGTCGGGTGATCGTGAGACTCTTGAGAGTATCGTACTCCTCTATCGACAGGCTCAGTTAGCGTGA
- the pyrE gene encoding orotate phosphoribosyltransferase has product MSTNDSQITRLAELVNELSVVRGKVTLASGLESDFYVDMRRATLHHEAAPLIGHVMLDMLEETGLGTDEVDAVGGLTMGADPVAAAMLHAAASRGLDLDAFVVRKAAKDHGMRRRIEGPDVAGRSVVVLEDTSTTGGSPLEAVEALREAGADVRAVAVIVDRATGARERIEAAGLPYYAALGLADLGLE; this is encoded by the coding sequence GTGAGCACCAACGACTCCCAGATCACCCGCCTGGCCGAGCTCGTCAACGAGCTGTCCGTCGTCCGAGGCAAGGTCACCCTCGCCTCCGGTCTCGAGTCCGACTTCTACGTGGACATGCGCCGCGCCACCCTCCATCATGAGGCCGCCCCCCTCATCGGCCACGTCATGCTCGACATGCTCGAGGAGACGGGCCTGGGCACCGACGAGGTCGACGCCGTCGGCGGTCTGACCATGGGGGCCGACCCCGTGGCCGCCGCGATGCTGCACGCCGCGGCCTCGCGCGGCCTGGACCTGGACGCCTTCGTCGTGCGCAAGGCCGCCAAGGACCACGGCATGCGCCGGCGCATCGAGGGGCCCGACGTCGCCGGGCGCTCCGTCGTGGTCCTGGAGGACACCTCCACCACCGGCGGCTCGCCCCTGGAGGCCGTCGAGGCCTTGCGTGAGGCGGGTGCCGACGTGCGGGCCGTCGCCGTCATCGTGGACCGGGCCACCGGTGCGCGCGAGCGCATCGAGGCCGCCGGCCTGCCCTACTACGCGGCGCTCGGTCTGGCCGACCTCGGCCTGGAGTGA
- the tpx gene encoding thiol peroxidase, producing MASITFHGDPVSTVGELPAVGSAAPAFDLVGADLAPVTSQSLAGRRVVLNIFPSVDTGVCAASVRQFNKLASELDNTTVVCVSADLPFAGARFCGAEGLTNVVTGSTFRSTFGADYGVTLADGPLAGLLSRAVVVLDESGKVIYTEQVPEVGQEPDYDAAVAALS from the coding sequence ATGGCTTCCATTACCTTCCACGGAGACCCTGTCAGCACTGTCGGCGAGCTGCCCGCTGTGGGCTCGGCCGCGCCCGCCTTCGACCTCGTGGGCGCCGATCTCGCCCCGGTCACCAGCCAGTCCCTGGCCGGCCGCCGCGTGGTCCTCAACATCTTCCCCTCGGTGGACACCGGGGTGTGCGCCGCCTCCGTGCGCCAGTTCAACAAGCTGGCCTCCGAGCTGGACAACACGACCGTGGTCTGCGTCTCCGCCGACCTGCCCTTCGCCGGCGCCCGCTTCTGCGGCGCCGAGGGCCTCACCAACGTGGTCACCGGCTCGACCTTCCGCTCCACCTTCGGTGCCGACTACGGCGTCACCCTGGCCGACGGCCCGCTGGCCGGCCTGCTGTCGCGCGCCGTTGTGGTCCTCGACGAGTCCGGCAAGGTCATCTACACCGAGCAGGTCCCCGAGGTCGGTCAGGAACCCGACTACGACGCCGCCGTGGCCGCACTGTCCTGA